A genomic region of Micromonospora sp. NBC_01796 contains the following coding sequences:
- a CDS encoding YceD family protein, with protein sequence MPKHTPSQLDPRSPLVLDTRELPRRPGALRTVTRVVKAPADLGVEMVGVPEGTDLSLDLSLQSVSEGVYVSGTVSGAVQGECGRCLRQIDDSVVVTIQELYAYANSTTDETTEEDEVGRMQGDLIDLEPALRDAVVLALPTNPLCREDCPGLCTDCGVHWDDLPADHSHQQIDPRWAGLTQLTRKEE encoded by the coding sequence ATGCCCAAACACACGCCAAGCCAACTCGATCCCAGGTCGCCGCTGGTCCTCGACACGAGGGAACTGCCGCGTCGGCCTGGTGCGTTGCGTACGGTCACGCGGGTGGTAAAGGCGCCGGCGGACCTCGGCGTGGAGATGGTCGGCGTGCCGGAGGGCACGGACCTGAGTCTCGACCTGAGCCTCCAGTCGGTGTCCGAGGGCGTATACGTCTCCGGGACCGTCTCCGGGGCCGTGCAGGGCGAGTGTGGTCGCTGCCTGCGCCAGATCGACGACTCCGTGGTCGTCACGATCCAGGAGCTGTACGCGTACGCGAACAGCACCACGGACGAGACGACCGAGGAGGACGAGGTGGGCCGCATGCAGGGCGACCTGATCGACCTGGAGCCGGCGCTGCGGGACGCGGTGGTGCTCGCACTACCGACGAACCCGCTGTGCCGAGAGGACTGCCCGGGACTGTGCACCGATTGTGGGGTGCACTGGGACGATCTGCCGGCTGACCACAGCCACCAGCAGATCGACCCGCGCTGGGCGGGCCTGACGCAACTGACCCGTAAAGAGGAGTAG
- the rpmF gene encoding 50S ribosomal protein L32: MAVPKRKMSRSNTRSRRANWKATVVATVACPQCKSPKLPHAACSVCGTYNGRQVLEV; encoded by the coding sequence GTGGCCGTCCCGAAGCGCAAGATGTCGCGCAGCAACACCCGGTCCCGCCGGGCGAACTGGAAGGCCACGGTGGTCGCGACCGTGGCGTGCCCGCAGTGCAAGTCGCCGAAGCTGCCGCACGCCGCGTGCAGCGTCTGTGGCACCTACAACGGCCGCCAGGTCCTCGAGGTCTGA
- a CDS encoding cell wall anchor protein, whose product MIRPKLSSRRPLAVLGATVLGLAAALAVAVPASAHHSAVSGVFECLPATGEYEITWTVTSDAPAEVQKFKFTDVLAKKYVGNQFTKVDVPGIAKTEGDNYPHDAHGSVTGKHRVPGNSTGASLQVMAKWDNGTEEFKWNRDDVALGGDCKKDVPPTTPPPTTPPTTPPTTPPAEPKAAKPTADVETDCDGTALVALSNGDDATAPAVFVVTDGTGTAGKPVTVAPGKTETVEIPADKATRVKVTAEGVEKPLFDAAPPANTTCIDGTYEATCDDLTFTIANPADGETVNATFTPNTGEKKTLTVEPGKSGSVTFAGTSGLTVVGAVEGYEAGAPVSWDEDKPEDCGGGGGGLPVTGAAAGGIAAGALVLLAAGIALFVVARRRRLTFTV is encoded by the coding sequence GTGATCCGTCCCAAGCTGTCGTCCCGGCGACCGCTCGCCGTACTCGGAGCCACCGTCCTCGGTCTCGCCGCGGCACTCGCCGTTGCCGTACCGGCCAGTGCCCATCACAGTGCGGTGAGTGGCGTGTTCGAATGCCTCCCCGCCACCGGCGAGTACGAAATCACCTGGACCGTCACCAGCGACGCCCCGGCCGAGGTGCAGAAGTTCAAGTTCACCGACGTGCTCGCCAAGAAGTACGTCGGAAACCAGTTCACCAAGGTCGACGTGCCCGGCATCGCCAAGACCGAGGGCGACAACTACCCGCACGACGCACACGGCTCGGTCACCGGGAAGCACCGGGTGCCCGGCAACAGCACCGGGGCCTCGCTCCAGGTGATGGCCAAGTGGGACAACGGCACCGAGGAATTCAAGTGGAACCGGGACGACGTCGCGCTCGGCGGTGACTGCAAGAAGGACGTCCCGCCGACCACCCCGCCCCCCACCACCCCGCCGACCACCCCGCCGACCACCCCGCCGGCCGAGCCGAAGGCGGCCAAGCCCACCGCCGATGTCGAGACGGACTGCGACGGCACCGCCCTGGTCGCCCTGAGCAACGGCGACGACGCCACCGCGCCGGCCGTCTTCGTGGTCACCGACGGCACCGGTACGGCCGGCAAGCCGGTCACCGTCGCCCCCGGCAAGACCGAGACCGTGGAGATCCCGGCCGACAAGGCCACCAGGGTCAAGGTGACCGCCGAGGGTGTGGAGAAGCCGCTCTTCGACGCCGCCCCGCCCGCGAACACCACCTGCATCGACGGCACCTACGAGGCCACCTGCGACGACCTGACGTTCACCATCGCCAACCCGGCCGACGGCGAGACCGTCAACGCGACCTTCACCCCGAACACCGGCGAGAAGAAGACGCTGACCGTGGAGCCGGGCAAGAGCGGCAGCGTCACCTTCGCGGGGACGTCGGGGCTGACCGTGGTCGGTGCGGTCGAGGGTTACGAGGCCGGGGCGCCGGTCTCCTGGGACGAGGACAAGCCCGAGGACTGCGGGGGCGGTGGCGGCGGTCTGCCGGTCACCGGTGCCGCGGCCGGTGGCATCGCCGCCGGTGCCCTGGTCCTGCTCGCCGCCGGCATCGCGCTCTTCGTGGTGGCCCGCCGTCGCCGGCTGACCTTCACCGTCTGA
- a CDS encoding cell wall anchor protein: MTQQKLSLRRPLAILGAAVVGLAAVLTVSAPASAHHPVISGTACKITSGTDKGKYEVKWTVANSERDWDAVVENVTSPSRTAITNIVVGAKLPKLSSNKPALSGVQIVPANKDRHLTIKAFWDKPREDVTKTQTEKARDIGNCPTTPTSPTPTPTKPPTPTPSATTPTPTPPVTTPPSTPPATTPPATTPPASPTPTPPVVVPEPGEPTFELQETCDKLTFLIENPADGIAFTVTLTSEKGVVKELKAEPGKTTSVSFDAYAGLKVTPSAEGVTDETVAWTAPNDCGGAGGGSDDELALTGAAAGGIAGGAAVLLAIGVVLFLVFRRRRVRFTA; encoded by the coding sequence GTGACTCAGCAGAAGCTGTCGCTCCGGCGGCCGCTCGCCATCCTCGGGGCCGCCGTCGTCGGCCTCGCCGCCGTCCTGACGGTTTCGGCCCCCGCGAGCGCCCACCACCCCGTGATCTCGGGTACCGCATGCAAGATCACGAGCGGTACCGACAAGGGCAAGTACGAGGTCAAGTGGACCGTCGCCAACAGCGAGCGGGACTGGGACGCGGTGGTGGAGAACGTCACCAGCCCCTCGCGCACGGCCATCACCAACATCGTGGTCGGCGCCAAGCTGCCCAAGCTGAGCTCCAACAAGCCGGCGCTGAGCGGTGTGCAGATCGTGCCGGCTAACAAGGACCGCCACCTCACGATCAAGGCGTTCTGGGACAAGCCGCGCGAGGACGTCACCAAGACGCAGACCGAGAAGGCGCGCGACATCGGCAACTGCCCGACCACGCCGACCAGCCCGACGCCGACTCCGACCAAGCCGCCGACGCCGACGCCGTCCGCGACCACCCCGACCCCGACGCCGCCGGTCACGACCCCGCCGTCGACCCCGCCGGCAACGACTCCGCCGGCGACCACCCCGCCGGCCAGCCCGACCCCGACCCCGCCGGTTGTCGTGCCGGAGCCGGGCGAGCCGACCTTCGAGCTGCAGGAGACCTGCGACAAGCTCACCTTCCTGATCGAGAACCCGGCCGACGGCATCGCCTTCACCGTGACGCTGACCTCGGAGAAGGGTGTGGTCAAGGAACTCAAGGCCGAGCCCGGCAAGACCACCTCGGTTTCCTTCGACGCGTACGCGGGTCTGAAGGTCACGCCGAGCGCCGAGGGCGTCACCGACGAGACCGTGGCATGGACCGCGCCGAACGACTGCGGTGGCGCCGGTGGCGGCAGCGATGACGAGCTGGCCCTGACCGGTGCGGCTGCGGGCGGTATCGCCGGCGGCGCGGCCGTTCTGCTGGCCATCGGTGTGGTGCTCTTCCTCGTGTTCCGTCGCCGTCGGGTCCGCTTCACCGCCTGA
- the coaD gene encoding pantetheine-phosphate adenylyltransferase, producing MRRAVCPGSFDPVTNGHLDIIGRASRLFDEVIVGVLINQSKSGLFTVDERIAMLREVTSSYDNVRVASFRGLLVDFCRAQQATVLVKGIRAVSDFDYELQMAQMNIGLAGVETLFMPTNPLYSFLSSSLVKDVAKWGGDVSPHVPDLVRRALRERLNTTAPA from the coding sequence ATGAGACGTGCGGTCTGTCCCGGCTCGTTCGACCCGGTCACCAACGGCCACCTCGACATCATCGGGCGGGCCAGTCGACTCTTCGACGAGGTGATCGTCGGCGTGCTGATCAACCAGTCCAAGAGCGGGCTGTTCACCGTCGACGAGCGGATCGCGATGCTGCGCGAGGTGACCTCGTCGTACGACAACGTACGGGTGGCGTCCTTCCGGGGGCTGCTGGTCGACTTCTGCCGGGCCCAGCAGGCGACGGTCCTGGTCAAGGGGATCCGGGCGGTGAGTGACTTCGACTACGAGCTGCAGATGGCGCAGATGAACATCGGGCTGGCCGGCGTCGAGACGCTCTTCATGCCGACCAACCCGCTCTACTCGTTCCTCTCCTCGAGCCTGGTCAAGGACGTCGCCAAGTGGGGCGGCGACGTCTCCCCGCACGTGCCCGACCTGGTACGCCGGGCGCTGCGGGAGCGGCTGAACACCACCGCCCCGGCCTAG
- the rsmD gene encoding 16S rRNA (guanine(966)-N(2))-methyltransferase RsmD — protein sequence MTRIVAGSFGGRRIVAPPGASTRPTSDRVREALFSALDTQVDLDGARFADLYAGSGAVGLEALSRGAVHVLLVEADPRAARIARDNLATLRATPAARLVTGKVAQVLAGGPDGGPYDVIFADPPYAVPNEEITLMLTALVEHGWLAPDGVVVVERSTRTGPLDEVQGITVERGRRYGETTLWYGRGS from the coding sequence GTGACCCGGATCGTGGCGGGCAGCTTCGGTGGAAGGCGGATCGTCGCCCCGCCGGGTGCGTCCACCCGACCCACCTCCGACCGGGTACGCGAGGCGCTGTTCAGCGCGCTCGACACCCAGGTCGACCTGGACGGTGCCCGCTTCGCCGACCTGTACGCCGGCTCCGGCGCGGTCGGGTTGGAGGCGCTCTCCCGGGGTGCGGTGCACGTACTGCTGGTCGAGGCCGACCCGAGGGCGGCCCGGATCGCCCGGGACAACCTCGCCACCCTGCGGGCCACCCCGGCGGCGCGGCTGGTCACCGGGAAGGTCGCCCAGGTGCTCGCCGGTGGCCCGGACGGCGGCCCGTACGACGTGATCTTCGCGGATCCGCCGTACGCGGTGCCGAACGAGGAGATCACCCTGATGCTGACCGCACTGGTCGAGCACGGCTGGCTGGCCCCGGACGGGGTGGTCGTGGTCGAGCGGTCGACCCGTACCGGTCCCCTGGACGAGGTGCAGGGGATCACTGTCGAGCGCGGTCGGCGTTACGGAGAGACCACTCTTTGGTACGGTCGCGGATCATGA
- a CDS encoding phosphate acyltransferase PlsX produces the protein MEPGTVRIAVDLLGGDGAPAVVVDGALRAFGADPDLHLLLVGPPEAADELLGVLHPADRDRISVRPVRHGVAMGDDPRRVSRADTTVRAAVAAVVEGTADAVVSAGATGATVTAAVLGFGRWPDVRRPALVATLPALGGPVVLLDVGGSLEARPGTLARHAVLGAAYAAVVHGVAEPRIGLLSVGTEAGKGDRARRAADPVLALAALPPGAHYVGLVEGYDVAVGNRADVVVTDGFTGNILLKGIEGAYAMAGGPPASGGAPRAAALLGVAGTVVVCHGAARDDDLASGIALAAHLHRRGATAAISGLLADHTRDGRTTERSTATGRTGHGADDRTEETPMTDTEVTG, from the coding sequence GTGGAGCCGGGCACCGTGCGGATCGCCGTCGACCTCCTCGGCGGGGACGGAGCTCCCGCCGTCGTGGTTGACGGCGCTCTGCGGGCGTTCGGCGCCGACCCCGACCTGCACCTGCTGCTCGTCGGCCCGCCTGAGGCGGCCGACGAGCTGTTGGGCGTTCTGCACCCGGCTGACCGGGACCGGATCTCCGTCCGACCGGTCCGGCACGGGGTCGCGATGGGCGACGACCCGAGGCGGGTGAGCCGGGCCGACACCACCGTCCGGGCGGCGGTCGCCGCGGTGGTCGAGGGGACCGCCGACGCGGTTGTCTCCGCCGGTGCCACGGGCGCCACCGTCACCGCCGCCGTACTCGGGTTCGGCCGCTGGCCGGACGTACGCCGTCCGGCACTGGTGGCCACCCTGCCGGCCCTCGGCGGGCCGGTCGTCCTGCTCGACGTCGGTGGCTCACTCGAGGCCCGACCGGGCACCCTGGCCCGGCACGCGGTGCTCGGCGCCGCCTACGCCGCCGTGGTGCACGGGGTGGCCGAGCCCCGGATCGGGCTGCTCTCCGTCGGCACCGAGGCGGGCAAGGGGGACCGGGCCCGACGGGCCGCCGACCCGGTGCTCGCCCTGGCCGCCCTGCCGCCGGGCGCGCACTACGTCGGCCTCGTCGAGGGGTACGACGTCGCCGTCGGCAACCGGGCCGACGTGGTCGTCACCGACGGATTCACCGGCAACATCCTGCTCAAGGGCATCGAGGGCGCGTACGCGATGGCCGGCGGGCCCCCGGCCAGCGGAGGGGCGCCCCGGGCCGCCGCCCTGCTCGGTGTGGCCGGTACGGTCGTCGTCTGCCATGGCGCGGCGCGCGACGACGATCTCGCCTCCGGGATCGCACTCGCCGCCCACCTGCACCGTCGCGGTGCGACCGCGGCGATCTCCGGGCTGCTCGCCGACCACACCCGGGACGGCCGTACAACCGAGCGGAGTACGGCGACCGGCCGTACCGGTCATGGCGCAGACGACCGGACCGAGGAGACTCCCATGACCGACACCGAGGTAACCGGATGA